One part of the Xylanimonas allomyrinae genome encodes these proteins:
- the katG gene encoding catalase/peroxidase HPI, which produces MSENTEGQCPVIHGDRAAHPTQGGGNRGWWPNQLNLKMLAKNPAVGNPLGADFDYAAAFESLDLAAVKADIQAALHDSQPWWPADFGNYGPLIIRMAWHSAGTYRSHDGRGGGGEGQQRFAPLNSWPDNVSLDKARRVLWPVKKKYGQNLSWADLMILAGNVALEDMGVPVLGFGGGRADVWEADQDVYWGPETVWLEDKRYTGERDLEEPLAAVQMGLIYVNPEGPNGNPDPLASAVDIKETFARMGMDLEETVALIAGGHTFGKTHGAAPDSNLEPEPEAADLEMQGLGWKNNFGTGVGDDTITSGLEVTWTYHPTRWDNEFFHILFAYEWELMESPAGAKQWRPVNDGGADLVPLAHSDGRREPRMLTSDLALRFDPEFEPISRKFKDDQAALTDAFARAWFKLTHRDMGPKARYRGAEVPAEDFIWQDPLPARTLADLTDAQVADLKAAIAGSGLTVSQLVSTAWAAASSYRASDKRGGANGGRLRLEPQRSWDVNNPTQLAQVLPVLERLAADAGASVADVIVLAGGVGIEQAAAAAGVTIEVPFTQGRVDATQEQTDLDQFAWLEPFADGFRNYSGKSPLPAEYSLIDRANLLGLSAPELTVLIGGLRVLGTNYDGSDYGVFTDTPGVLDNAWFVNVLDMGTAWTALDPGKHAYQGADRVTGEKKWVGTRADLVFGSNSELRALAEVYASDDAKEKFVRDFAAAWVKVMNADRFDLIRG; this is translated from the coding sequence ATGTCGGAGAACACCGAGGGCCAGTGCCCCGTCATCCACGGCGACCGCGCCGCACACCCCACGCAGGGTGGCGGTAACCGGGGCTGGTGGCCCAACCAGCTCAACCTCAAGATGCTGGCGAAGAACCCTGCAGTCGGGAACCCGCTCGGTGCGGACTTCGACTATGCCGCAGCCTTCGAGTCGCTGGACCTGGCCGCCGTCAAGGCCGACATCCAGGCCGCGTTGCACGACTCGCAGCCGTGGTGGCCGGCCGACTTCGGCAACTACGGCCCGCTGATCATCCGCATGGCCTGGCACTCGGCCGGCACCTACCGTTCGCACGACGGGCGCGGCGGTGGCGGCGAGGGCCAGCAGCGGTTCGCCCCGCTCAACTCGTGGCCGGACAACGTGAGCCTCGACAAGGCGCGCCGCGTCCTGTGGCCGGTGAAGAAGAAGTACGGCCAGAACCTCTCGTGGGCCGACCTCATGATCCTTGCGGGCAACGTCGCCCTGGAGGACATGGGTGTGCCGGTGCTGGGCTTCGGCGGTGGCCGCGCCGACGTGTGGGAGGCCGACCAGGACGTGTACTGGGGCCCCGAGACCGTCTGGCTCGAGGACAAGCGCTACACCGGTGAGCGTGACCTGGAGGAGCCGCTGGCCGCCGTCCAGATGGGCCTCATCTACGTCAACCCCGAGGGCCCGAACGGCAACCCGGACCCGCTGGCGTCCGCGGTGGACATCAAGGAGACGTTCGCCCGTATGGGCATGGACCTGGAGGAGACGGTCGCGCTCATCGCGGGCGGCCACACCTTCGGCAAGACCCACGGCGCGGCGCCCGACTCGAACCTCGAGCCCGAGCCCGAGGCCGCCGACCTGGAGATGCAGGGTCTGGGCTGGAAGAACAACTTCGGCACGGGTGTCGGCGACGACACGATCACCTCGGGCCTGGAGGTCACCTGGACCTACCACCCGACGCGCTGGGACAACGAGTTCTTCCACATCCTGTTCGCCTACGAGTGGGAGCTCATGGAGTCGCCCGCGGGTGCCAAGCAGTGGCGTCCGGTCAACGACGGCGGCGCCGATCTCGTGCCGCTCGCCCACTCCGACGGCCGCCGTGAGCCGCGCATGCTGACGAGCGACCTCGCGCTGCGCTTCGACCCGGAGTTCGAGCCGATCTCGCGCAAGTTCAAGGACGACCAGGCCGCGCTCACCGACGCGTTCGCTCGTGCCTGGTTCAAGCTCACGCACCGCGACATGGGCCCGAAGGCGCGCTACCGCGGCGCCGAGGTCCCGGCCGAGGACTTCATCTGGCAGGACCCGCTGCCCGCCCGCACCCTCGCGGACCTGACGGACGCCCAGGTCGCGGACCTCAAGGCCGCGATCGCCGGCTCGGGCCTCACGGTCTCGCAGCTCGTCTCGACGGCGTGGGCGGCGGCGTCGTCGTACCGTGCCTCCGACAAGCGCGGCGGTGCCAACGGCGGTCGCCTGCGCCTGGAGCCGCAGCGTTCGTGGGACGTCAACAACCCGACGCAGCTCGCCCAGGTGCTGCCGGTGCTCGAGCGCCTGGCCGCCGACGCCGGTGCGTCCGTCGCGGACGTCATCGTGCTTGCCGGTGGTGTGGGCATCGAGCAGGCCGCGGCGGCCGCGGGGGTGACGATCGAGGTGCCGTTCACGCAGGGTCGTGTCGACGCGACGCAGGAGCAGACGGACCTCGACCAGTTCGCGTGGCTCGAGCCGTTCGCGGACGGGTTCCGCAACTACTCGGGCAAGTCGCCGCTGCCCGCGGAGTACTCGCTCATCGACCGCGCGAACCTGCTGGGCCTCTCGGCGCCCGAACTGACGGTGCTCATCGGCGGCCTGCGCGTGCTCGGCACCAACTACGACGGCTCGGACTACGGCGTGTTCACCGACACGCCGGGCGTGCTCGACAACGCGTGGTTTGTCAACGTGCTCGACATGGGCACCGCGTGGACGGCGCTCGACCCGGGCAAGCACGCCTACCAGGGCGCCGACCGGGTGACGGGCGAGAAGAAGTGGGTCGGCACGCGCGCCGACCTGGTCTTCGGCTCCAACTCCGAGCTGCGTGCGCTCGCCGAGGTCTACGCGAGCGACGACGCCAAGGAGAAGTTCGTGCGCGACTTCGCCGCCGCGTGGGTCAAGGTCATGAACGCCGACCGGTTCGACCTGATCCGCGGCTGA
- a CDS encoding HNH endonuclease signature motif containing protein — protein sequence MPRELAERTGVRVIEEVPVTETTSRDIARMLPDDAAGRLAEGVALLSASVEVLTGLAASGDLHDISATILARAERQVRALEHRLSAVRLSILPVVEDDGAWALDGSRSFPAWLARHDDVPRGVANRESRQARALRDDLPATLAAALAGTVGCDQVTAMVAACTTTARAAALATPVTGLPTRLDDAPVAPPPTGEEFLLAQAALHPISGFQRLVRHFAHVADPDADDRGYRGAVEREYLELSLTLGGYHVSGFLTEVHGAALRTALDAVAGAPAADDERTPTQRRAQALADLARLALDNGMVGTGAAVRPHLNVTVSWTELQRQLGVDGDARRAGRSSAATGPAGSARSAGAPRAPRAPRAPGAPGAPGGAGPDCRGWTESVDPGPVGGSTRDDDLSRLLALDRTPAVLEGSTGPLPATVLRAIACDSEITRIVFGPDGQVLNVGRAQRTITGQLRRAVIARDRHCTYPGCDQPPSRCDVHHAERHWAAHHGETSTANAALLCWHHHSLVDTTSITMRWRAPASGSTAGWEFTDRHGRRIEHRPWRSGEGRRT from the coding sequence GTGCCACGCGAACTGGCCGAGCGCACCGGGGTGCGCGTGATCGAGGAGGTGCCCGTGACGGAGACGACGTCTCGTGACATCGCGCGCATGCTCCCCGACGACGCCGCCGGGCGCCTCGCCGAGGGCGTCGCGCTGCTGAGCGCGAGTGTCGAGGTGCTCACCGGTCTCGCCGCGTCGGGCGACCTGCACGACATTTCCGCCACCATCCTCGCGCGGGCCGAGCGCCAGGTCAGAGCGTTGGAGCACCGCCTGAGCGCTGTCCGGCTGTCGATTCTCCCGGTCGTGGAAGACGACGGCGCCTGGGCGCTCGACGGGTCCCGTTCCTTCCCGGCATGGCTCGCCCGGCACGACGACGTACCCCGCGGCGTCGCGAATCGCGAGTCCCGGCAGGCCCGTGCGTTGCGCGACGATCTGCCCGCGACCCTCGCTGCTGCCCTGGCGGGAACAGTCGGCTGTGACCAGGTGACCGCGATGGTCGCGGCCTGTACGACGACGGCTCGGGCCGCCGCGCTCGCCACGCCGGTGACCGGGCTCCCGACCCGCCTCGACGACGCCCCCGTGGCACCGCCTCCGACAGGTGAGGAGTTCCTTCTCGCTCAGGCCGCGCTGCACCCGATCAGCGGGTTCCAGCGGCTGGTCCGGCACTTCGCGCACGTGGCCGACCCCGATGCCGACGATCGCGGCTACCGTGGCGCCGTCGAACGCGAGTACCTCGAGCTGAGCCTGACGCTGGGCGGCTACCACGTCAGCGGGTTCCTCACCGAGGTGCATGGCGCTGCGCTGCGGACGGCCCTCGACGCCGTCGCCGGAGCACCCGCCGCAGACGACGAGCGCACGCCCACGCAGCGGCGGGCGCAGGCTCTGGCCGACCTCGCGCGGCTGGCGCTCGACAACGGCATGGTCGGCACGGGCGCGGCGGTGCGCCCGCACCTGAACGTCACGGTCTCGTGGACCGAGCTCCAGCGTCAGCTGGGCGTCGACGGCGATGCGCGCCGGGCCGGCAGGTCCAGCGCGGCCACAGGACCTGCCGGGTCTGCGCGGAGCGCAGGAGCACCACGAGCACCACGAGCACCACGAGCACCAGGAGCACCAGGAGCACCAGGAGGGGCGGGACCCGACTGCCGCGGCTGGACCGAGAGTGTCGACCCCGGGCCTGTCGGCGGCAGCACCCGTGATGACGACTTGTCGCGGCTGCTCGCACTGGACCGCACCCCGGCAGTCCTCGAGGGATCAACCGGTCCGCTGCCAGCCACGGTGCTGCGCGCGATTGCCTGCGACAGCGAGATCACACGAATCGTCTTCGGTCCCGACGGCCAGGTCCTCAACGTCGGCCGCGCTCAACGCACCATCACCGGTCAGCTCCGGCGCGCGGTCATCGCGCGCGACCGGCACTGCACCTATCCCGGCTGCGACCAGCCACCCTCGCGTTGCGACGTCCACCATGCCGAGCGCCACTGGGCGGCTCATCACGGCGAGACCTCGACGGCGAACGCCGCCCTTCTGTGCTGGCACCACCATTCCCTCGTCGACACGACGAGCATCACGATGCGCTGGCGCGCGCCCGCATCGGGCTCGACAGCCGGGTGGGAGTTCACCGACCGGCACGGCCGTCGCATCGAGCACCGCCCGTGGCGGTCCGGCGAGGGACGGCGCACATGA
- a CDS encoding Fur family transcriptional regulator, which translates to MISEEGARVMLRDAALRITKPRLAVISAVDRLAHPDTESVIAAVREAIPDVSHQTVYDSLRTLSDLGILRRIQPAGSVARYETRTGDNHHHLVCRSCGAVVDVDCAIGETICLTPSEDHGFQIDEAEVVYWGVCPQCASTSAPAESADGAGAAASPEAVNTDAVDTDAVNTDAVNTEATKLKVASP; encoded by the coding sequence ATGATCAGCGAGGAAGGTGCCCGGGTCATGCTGCGCGATGCCGCGTTGCGCATCACCAAGCCCCGCCTTGCCGTCATCTCGGCCGTCGACCGACTCGCCCACCCGGACACCGAGTCGGTGATCGCTGCCGTGCGTGAGGCGATACCCGACGTCTCGCACCAGACGGTCTATGACTCGCTGCGCACGCTGAGCGACCTCGGCATCCTGCGCCGCATCCAGCCGGCAGGCTCGGTCGCCCGCTACGAGACGCGCACCGGGGACAACCACCACCACCTGGTGTGTCGGTCGTGCGGTGCGGTCGTCGACGTCGACTGCGCGATAGGGGAGACGATCTGTTTGACGCCGTCGGAGGACCACGGGTTCCAGATCGACGAGGCCGAGGTCGTGTACTGGGGCGTGTGCCCGCAGTGCGCCTCCACGTCTGCTCCTGCGGAGTCCGCCGACGGCGCCGGCGCGGCCGCCAGCCCTGAGGCCGTCAACACCGACGCCGTCGACACCGACGCCGTCAACACCGACGCCGTCAACACCGAAGCCACCAAACTGAAGGTCGCCAGCCCATGA
- a CDS encoding DUF11 domain-containing protein — MTLRRALAAVCTVALVVVAFSLPVGPADAAQTVPFAPKFTANANGAILTIGNNLLTCAASAPGCATARAGAVADNNHFTMVNLDADDVAATARSSSSSLDLPEGASVLWAGLYWGARLEAGTGGQGASEAAANQMSLRAPGDAAYRTVAASTAPHDQFGPNGSSRDAYQRFADVTSIVQAAGNGEYWGADVAAATGQDRYAGWALTVVYTAPGMPLRNLSVFDGFDVIARGHPQTIAVSGFQAPQAGAVDAQLSMVAYEGDLSQTGDVARLNTTQLGTAVSLGSNFFDSINSRDSASVTTRTPADRNMLGFDIKNLGASGAIPNGATSARFTFSSNGDTYYPGVLGLAINLYAPDFTASSKTVVNLDGNSTARPGDTLQYTLRYINTGQDPAVGVVSEDPLPPGTTFVPGSLALVDPVTGATTALTDAAGDDRGEVAGRTVRVRLGGGADAATGGTMACTGAGCATDGTSRAAYTFQVTLDDAAGGTTVTNVADLAYRTATTGIAASYTANPASVDVITRADVSVTKELSPDPAAVGALIDGTLTVRNDGPNTARNVVVRDPVPDGWTTASIDAPDGVTCTDGAEIVCALGDVPVGASVVVHVHGSVTPGSRQTSLTNVAYVTTESDDPDPTDNVSSDTIALARTADLAITKTASPASAPAGSAVDYTLTVRNDGASDAQDVVVTDTVDDAGLLALTSVTGTTGGATCAAPRAGSLRCTVATLAPGATATVTVQGVLDSALPAGTTVGNAATVTAGTADPDPSNNRVTAQVTTTAPTADVRVTKTGPPTVVAGQTVQWTVTATNFGPSDATGVTLADDAPPGVTVTGATTSRGTCTTGPSGPPGPPGPAGTTVTCDVGTLVAAGAADGGPQPGAAVTVTVTGTVAPDATGPLVNAATVTTTSTDPVPGNDTATASTAVTTAFDLTVEKSANRTSLPAATPTDVDYVVTVRNHGPSAAHDITVRDLLPLALTYGSWATDAGTCDATHAGTPQSGDPDHGLLTCTLPGPLQPGAAAEIRVHTVAETALEGGPPVVETVTVAAPGEEPTSNNTASWTLAGAPYNDLQLTKDAPETVTAGGTGRYTLTVWNHVPNPGEEQTVALAPTLTDTLPPGVTFAGASIAGTALSCATSGDPATGQDVSCAMPANLAPDEHVAVRLDVAFAADLAPGTALVNTATVVNQPGNPDPAPENNTSHGTSTVVTLADPSVTGLAVTPRDPARTGAGTTWDLTFTVANGGPSVARDVTFRVAVDPDVLASASSLPDALPDDCVLSNGELVCLLDGADLAPGASQDFTFTFSLAGYVAAGLYDGTVHVASSTPDADATNNDATTTFQVTGPRTSVNVTKTTVDAISTADGHDAFVAGSAFTYQITVTVPRDAGVADAQDVRLEDQLPPGFLATLVSTTRGVCTLGGIARVTCRLGTLAAPPGSSEPAVVTVHGFVDVSTEGEQFVNTATVTSSTPGQDGTPTSVQATAAADVVEQADLHLYKTADAAPGDDGMPVFYAGGTVGYTLTAVNAGPSDVEHAAIDDTLPPGLTLDPTASGDPSSTSAACTVTGGTPATGQQVHCTVGALGVGESASLRIVATTAPDDGEPSDVPGGDPYGRVVTNTATVTSQATDPDPDNDSASTDARIERLADPALTSAVSTTTPAAGGQITYTAFTINNGPSSAWDVTGTTTFPPGFVPVSIDVPFNTCTWNQPPPADPASVPWEPFSYVLDCVPIDPSSPFPPGQTTTSVVVMHIPGDTPSGTYAGQSVVRTTTPEATTDNNDTAQAVVVSHVSDTQIIKTLVDPSPMLAGRPVTWRLTVTNAGPSTADDVTISDTVPDGMRYVSAQIEGGAACPPPESHDTGVGDTDTVLRCPVGTLAVGQQASALVTFEIDADRAGQDLCNAALVGSGSLDPYATDNQDEACGTAEPPPSADVALTLTPPDQTLRSGDHATLTMTVRNNGPGHATGVTATLDLPDGFTAASGVAVSWPDGRPRPPAGAAAPGTGGTGGTLTFDIGDLAPGEQVEYRIDGTIGGTPGAADTAVTVITIAGTTAHREPDPVPSNDSDDAVVRIANQTTAPPTPMVLEPPPGSGLSQGLGLPQGPAPALRPMPAAGPPRAARLPRTGAAVLGLTTVALALAGAGTALLAGRRRDTERGRPGATHAAAHR, encoded by the coding sequence ATGACATTGCGACGCGCTCTCGCGGCGGTCTGCACCGTCGCTCTGGTCGTCGTGGCCTTCTCGCTTCCCGTGGGTCCCGCAGACGCCGCCCAGACCGTACCGTTCGCGCCCAAGTTCACGGCGAACGCGAACGGCGCCATCCTCACCATCGGCAACAACCTGCTGACCTGTGCGGCGTCGGCGCCGGGCTGCGCCACCGCACGGGCGGGCGCCGTCGCCGACAACAACCACTTCACGATGGTGAATCTGGACGCCGACGACGTCGCCGCCACGGCCCGCTCGTCGTCGTCCTCGCTGGACCTGCCCGAGGGCGCCTCGGTGCTGTGGGCGGGCCTGTACTGGGGTGCGCGGCTGGAGGCGGGCACCGGGGGGCAGGGTGCCAGCGAGGCCGCGGCGAACCAGATGTCGTTGCGCGCACCGGGCGACGCCGCCTACCGCACGGTGGCGGCGTCGACGGCGCCACACGACCAGTTCGGCCCCAACGGTTCGAGCCGCGACGCCTACCAGAGGTTCGCCGACGTGACCTCGATCGTGCAGGCGGCCGGCAACGGCGAGTACTGGGGCGCGGACGTCGCGGCGGCGACGGGTCAGGACCGCTACGCGGGCTGGGCCCTGACCGTCGTCTACACGGCCCCCGGGATGCCGCTGCGCAACCTGTCGGTGTTCGACGGCTTCGACGTCATCGCGCGCGGGCACCCGCAGACCATCGCGGTGTCCGGGTTCCAGGCACCGCAGGCGGGTGCCGTGGACGCCCAGCTCTCGATGGTCGCCTACGAGGGCGACCTGTCACAGACCGGTGACGTCGCGCGGCTCAACACCACGCAGCTCGGCACCGCCGTCTCGCTCGGGTCGAACTTCTTCGACTCCATCAACTCGCGCGACTCCGCGTCGGTGACCACGCGCACCCCCGCCGACCGCAACATGCTCGGGTTCGACATCAAGAACCTCGGCGCGTCGGGCGCGATCCCCAACGGGGCCACGAGCGCCCGGTTCACGTTCTCCAGCAACGGCGACACGTACTACCCGGGTGTCCTGGGCCTGGCGATCAACCTGTACGCACCGGACTTCACGGCGTCGTCCAAGACGGTCGTCAACCTGGACGGCAACAGCACGGCCCGTCCAGGCGACACGCTCCAGTACACGCTCAGGTACATCAACACCGGCCAGGACCCGGCGGTGGGCGTCGTCTCCGAGGACCCGCTGCCGCCGGGCACCACGTTCGTGCCCGGGTCGCTGGCCCTGGTCGACCCGGTCACGGGGGCGACGACTGCGCTGACCGACGCCGCGGGCGACGACCGTGGTGAGGTTGCGGGCCGCACGGTGCGCGTCCGGCTCGGCGGCGGCGCGGACGCCGCCACCGGCGGCACCATGGCGTGCACGGGTGCGGGCTGCGCCACCGACGGCACGTCCCGCGCCGCGTACACGTTCCAGGTCACGCTCGACGACGCCGCGGGCGGCACCACGGTCACCAACGTCGCCGACCTCGCCTACCGCACGGCGACGACCGGCATCGCGGCGTCCTACACGGCCAACCCGGCGAGCGTCGACGTCATCACGCGGGCCGACGTGTCGGTCACCAAGGAGCTCAGCCCTGACCCGGCCGCCGTCGGCGCCCTGATCGACGGCACCCTGACCGTGCGTAACGACGGGCCCAACACCGCGCGGAACGTCGTCGTGCGCGACCCCGTCCCCGACGGCTGGACGACCGCCTCGATCGACGCCCCGGACGGGGTGACCTGCACCGACGGCGCGGAGATCGTCTGCGCGCTGGGCGACGTGCCGGTCGGGGCCTCCGTCGTCGTGCACGTGCACGGCTCCGTGACACCGGGCTCCCGGCAGACCTCGCTGACCAACGTCGCGTACGTGACCACCGAGTCCGACGACCCCGACCCGACCGACAACGTGTCGAGCGACACGATCGCCCTGGCCCGGACGGCCGACCTGGCGATCACCAAGACGGCGAGCCCGGCCTCGGCACCCGCCGGCTCAGCCGTCGACTACACGCTGACGGTGCGCAACGACGGCGCCTCCGACGCGCAGGACGTCGTCGTGACCGACACGGTGGACGACGCGGGCCTGCTCGCGCTGACCTCCGTCACGGGCACCACGGGCGGTGCGACGTGCGCCGCGCCCCGGGCCGGCAGCCTGCGCTGCACGGTCGCGACGCTCGCCCCGGGCGCGACCGCGACCGTCACCGTGCAGGGCGTGCTGGACTCCGCCCTGCCCGCAGGCACCACGGTCGGCAACGCCGCCACCGTCACCGCGGGCACGGCCGACCCTGACCCGAGCAACAACCGCGTGACGGCCCAGGTGACGACGACGGCCCCGACGGCCGACGTGCGGGTCACGAAGACCGGACCGCCGACCGTCGTCGCAGGTCAGACCGTCCAGTGGACGGTCACGGCCACGAACTTCGGGCCCTCCGACGCCACCGGCGTCACCCTGGCCGACGACGCCCCGCCCGGCGTCACCGTCACCGGCGCGACGACGTCACGCGGCACCTGCACCACTGGGCCGTCTGGGCCGCCAGGGCCCCCAGGGCCGGCGGGCACGACCGTGACCTGTGACGTGGGCACCCTGGTCGCCGCCGGAGCCGCCGACGGCGGCCCCCAGCCGGGTGCCGCCGTGACGGTCACCGTCACGGGCACCGTCGCACCCGACGCGACCGGCCCGCTCGTCAATGCGGCCACCGTCACCACGACGAGCACCGACCCCGTCCCGGGCAACGACACCGCGACGGCCAGCACCGCCGTCACGACGGCGTTCGACCTCACCGTGGAGAAGAGCGCCAACCGCACCTCGCTGCCGGCGGCCACCCCGACCGACGTCGACTACGTCGTCACCGTCCGCAACCACGGGCCGTCCGCGGCGCACGACATCACGGTGCGCGACCTGCTGCCGCTCGCGCTGACCTACGGCTCGTGGGCGACCGACGCCGGCACGTGCGACGCCACGCACGCCGGGACCCCGCAGTCCGGGGACCCTGACCACGGCCTGCTCACCTGCACGCTCCCCGGCCCGCTCCAGCCCGGTGCCGCCGCCGAGATCAGGGTGCACACGGTCGCCGAGACAGCCCTGGAGGGTGGGCCGCCCGTCGTCGAGACGGTGACGGTCGCCGCTCCCGGCGAGGAGCCCACCAGCAACAACACCGCTTCGTGGACGCTTGCCGGAGCACCGTACAACGACCTGCAGCTCACCAAGGACGCCCCCGAGACGGTGACCGCGGGCGGGACCGGCCGCTACACGCTCACGGTCTGGAACCACGTCCCCAACCCTGGCGAGGAGCAGACGGTCGCACTCGCGCCCACGCTGACCGACACCCTGCCCCCGGGCGTGACGTTCGCCGGCGCGAGCATCGCCGGAACCGCGCTCTCCTGCGCGACGTCGGGCGACCCGGCCACCGGGCAGGACGTGAGCTGCGCGATGCCCGCCAACCTCGCGCCCGACGAGCACGTCGCCGTCCGGCTCGACGTCGCCTTCGCCGCCGACCTCGCCCCCGGCACGGCCCTCGTCAACACCGCCACCGTGGTCAACCAGCCCGGCAACCCGGACCCGGCACCCGAGAACAACACCTCCCACGGCACGTCCACCGTCGTCACCCTCGCCGACCCGAGCGTCACGGGACTGGCCGTCACCCCGCGCGACCCCGCCCGCACCGGTGCGGGCACCACCTGGGACCTGACGTTCACCGTCGCGAACGGCGGGCCGTCCGTCGCGCGCGACGTGACGTTCCGCGTCGCCGTCGACCCCGACGTCCTGGCCAGCGCGTCGTCCCTGCCCGACGCCCTGCCCGACGACTGCGTGCTCTCCAACGGAGAGCTGGTCTGCCTCCTCGACGGCGCCGACCTGGCCCCCGGCGCCTCCCAGGACTTCACGTTCACGTTCTCGCTCGCCGGGTACGTCGCCGCGGGCCTCTACGACGGCACCGTCCACGTCGCGAGCTCGACACCCGACGCGGACGCGACCAACAACGACGCCACCACGACGTTCCAGGTGACCGGGCCGCGCACCAGCGTGAACGTCACCAAGACGACCGTCGACGCGATCAGCACCGCGGACGGGCACGACGCGTTCGTGGCAGGCAGCGCCTTCACCTACCAGATCACGGTCACGGTGCCGCGCGACGCCGGCGTGGCCGACGCGCAGGACGTCCGCCTCGAGGACCAGCTGCCGCCGGGGTTCCTCGCCACCCTCGTGAGCACCACGCGCGGCGTCTGCACGCTCGGCGGCATCGCGCGCGTGACCTGCCGGCTCGGCACGCTCGCCGCCCCGCCAGGGTCGTCCGAACCGGCCGTCGTCACGGTTCACGGGTTCGTCGACGTCAGCACCGAGGGCGAGCAGTTCGTCAACACGGCCACGGTCACCTCGTCCACCCCGGGCCAGGACGGCACCCCGACGTCGGTGCAGGCCACCGCCGCCGCCGACGTCGTCGAGCAGGCCGACCTGCACCTGTACAAGACCGCCGACGCAGCGCCGGGCGATGACGGCATGCCCGTGTTCTACGCGGGCGGCACCGTCGGCTACACGCTCACCGCCGTCAACGCGGGACCCTCCGACGTCGAGCACGCCGCGATCGACGACACGCTCCCGCCCGGGCTCACGCTCGACCCCACCGCCTCGGGCGACCCGTCGAGCACGAGCGCGGCATGCACCGTCACGGGTGGAACGCCCGCCACGGGACAGCAGGTGCACTGCACGGTGGGGGCCCTCGGCGTCGGCGAGTCGGCGTCGCTGCGCATCGTCGCGACGACGGCGCCCGACGACGGTGAGCCCAGTGATGTGCCCGGTGGCGACCCCTACGGGCGTGTCGTCACCAACACCGCCACCGTGACCTCGCAGGCGACCGACCCCGACCCGGACAACGACAGCGCGAGCACCGACGCCCGGATCGAACGGCTCGCCGACCCCGCGCTCACGTCCGCCGTGAGCACCACGACACCCGCCGCGGGCGGCCAGATCACCTACACCGCCTTCACGATCAACAACGGCCCGTCCTCGGCCTGGGACGTCACCGGCACGACCACGTTCCCGCCGGGCTTCGTCCCGGTGAGCATCGACGTGCCGTTCAACACCTGCACGTGGAACCAGCCGCCACCGGCCGACCCGGCGAGCGTCCCGTGGGAGCCCTTCTCCTACGTGCTGGACTGCGTGCCGATCGACCCGTCGTCGCCGTTCCCGCCCGGCCAGACCACGACGTCCGTCGTCGTCATGCACATCCCCGGCGACACGCCGTCCGGCACCTACGCCGGACAGTCCGTGGTGCGCACCACCACCCCCGAGGCGACGACCGACAACAACGACACCGCACAGGCCGTCGTCGTGTCCCACGTGTCCGACACGCAGATCATCAAGACGCTCGTCGACCCCTCCCCGATGCTCGCCGGCAGACCCGTGACCTGGCGGCTGACCGTCACCAACGCCGGGCCGTCGACCGCCGACGACGTCACGATCTCGGACACCGTGCCCGACGGGATGCGCTACGTCTCCGCGCAGATCGAAGGCGGCGCGGCCTGCCCGCCACCCGAGAGCCACGACACCGGCGTCGGCGACACCGACACCGTCCTGCGCTGCCCCGTCGGCACGCTCGCCGTCGGGCAGCAGGCATCAGCGCTGGTCACCTTCGAGATCGACGCCGACCGGGCCGGGCAGGACCTGTGCAACGCCGCGCTCGTCGGCTCCGGGTCGCTCGACCCGTACGCCACCGACAACCAGGACGAGGCCTGCGGCACGGCCGAACCACCGCCGTCGGCCGACGTCGCCCTCACGCTCACACCACCCGACCAGACACTCCGCAGCGGCGACCACGCCACGCTGACGATGACCGTGCGCAACAACGGGCCCGGCCACGCGACCGGCGTCACCGCGACCCTCGACCTCCCCGACGGCTTCACCGCCGCCTCCGGCGTCGCCGTCTCGTGGCCCGACGGGCGGCCGCGACCGCCTGCCGGGGCGGCGGCACCCGGCACGGGCGGCACGGGCGGCACGCTGACCTTCGACATCGGCGACCTCGCACCCGGCGAGCAGGTCGAATACCGGATCGACGGCACGATCGGCGGGACGCCCGGCGCTGCGGACACCGCGGTCACCGTGATCACCATCGCGGGCACGACCGCGCACCGTGAACCCGACCCCGTGCCGTCCAACGACTCCGACGACGCGGTGGTGCGCATCGCGAACCAGACCACGGCACCGCCCACGCCGATGGTCCTGGAACCGCCGCCCGGCAGCGGGCTGTCTCAAGGTCTCGGGCTGCCGCAAGGTCCCGCACCGGCGCTCAGGCCGATGCCGGCCGCAGGGCCCCCGCGGGCCGCGAGGCTGCCGCGCACCGGAGCAGCGGTCCTGGGCCTGACGACCGTCGCGCTGGCACTCGCGGGAGCGGGCACCGCACTGCTCGCCGGCCGCCGTCGCGACACCGAACGAGGACGCCCGGGGGCCACGCACGCCGCCGCGCACCGCTGA